In Deltaproteobacteria bacterium, the genomic stretch ACCGCCCGCAGTCGGCCGGCGCCGTCCTGCACGCGCTCGCCGAGCTACGCGACCCCGAGAGCGTGGCGCTGATGCTGCCGGCGCGTCATGAAGATCCCGACGACGGTCGCTGCGCCGGATGTGGTGCCGACGTGCTGGCCGACGTGCGCGTGTGCTTCCGCTGCGGCCTGATCCCCGTGATCCTCGAGCCCGGCTCCGACTCGGTCATCGTGGTCGGGCCCGGTCGCATCTCCGACAAGCTCGACAGCGAGCGACGCGATCGCCTGGTGAAGTGGCTGCGCGCCAACGCAGCGGTCGGCTTCCGCACCGAGCGGCTCGAGCAACGCATCCCACGACTGCCGTTCGTGCTGCTGCGCGGGGTCTCGGGCGCCAGCGCACGCAGCGTGGTCGCGTCGCTCGAGCGGCTCGATCTCCAGGCCGATCTCAGCAGCCGCTCGCCGATGGCCCACCCCGCCATGCGCGCGCACGTCCGACGCATGACCGGCCGCAGCTTCACGGTCGCCGCGGCCGTCATCATGACACCGGCGCTCGCCTACGGACCGATCGCGGTGGCCCTCGCACCGCTGGTGGGTGTGGCCGGGTTGATCGCGTGGCAGGTCTCCCGTCGGGCGGCCGGCCGCACGTCGGTGACCGGCTCGTCGCACGCCCGCCCGGCGCTGCCACCGGCGCTGTCGCGGCGGCTGCTGGCGCTGCCCCACGCGGTGCCGAAGATCGCCCAGCGCCGCCATCGCGAGGCGCTCGGCGCCGTGGTACGCCGTGTGATGGGGCTCGTGCACGGTGCGGGCGCACCCGCCACCCAGATGGCCGACCACGAACTCGACCACGCGCTCAACCTCGCGACGGTGGCCGCGGGCCGCATGGACGAGATCGAGAGCATGATGTCGAGCAGCACGTTCGATCCCGCCGATGCCGAGCACCGCGCGCTCATGCAGGAGCGCGACATGTGGGCCGCGCGGCTGCTCGACCTGACGGCCACGCTCGACGCACTCACGGCTCGCATGGCCGCCGCCCACGCCCGCAGCCGCGTGGCGGACTCGGAGGAGCTGCTCGCCTCGCTGCGCGCCAACGTCGAGGCGCTCGAGGAGGTCCAGCGACCGTGACCACGACGCTCGCCACCGCGTCCACGCTCCAGTTCCTGCCGCTGCCCCACGCGGTGACGGGCGACGCCGTCGACGTCGGCACCGAGACCCGGTGGACGGTACGACTCGCCGATGGCCGCATCGCCGTGGTCGGGCAGCTCGCCCCCGATCTGGCGCGTGACGAGTCGATCCGCCGCCGCTGGGTGCGGGACATCGAGCGCGTGCGAACGCTGCCGGCCCACAGCCTCGCGCCGACGCTGGCGATCGGGCCGCAGCCCGATCCCCGCGTGGTGGGGCCCGTGGCGCCGTGGCGACTGCGGCTCGAGCCGACCGGCGAGCGCCTCTCGGCCATCCTCACCCGCGCGCCGCTGCCCATCGACGAGGCCGCGATCCTGTTCGCCGCGATCGCCGACGCGGTGCATGCCGTGCACCGCTGCGGCGCCGTGCTGCGCGATCTTCGGCCGGAGCAGATCGTCCGCACCGACGAGGGCCACATCGTGCTGGTCGACGTCGGCCTCGCGCGCGTCGACGTGCTGTCGAGCCACACCGCCTCGAGCCTGCTGCTGCGCGGCTCGACCTACGCGGCGCCCGAGCAGCTGGTCCGCACCGCGGTCGACCAGCGCAGCGACGTGTGGAGCCTCGGCATGATGCTGTGGCAGGCGCTGACCGGCGCCCTGCCCTTCGGCGACGGCCCCGCGCTGCTCGCCGATCACCAGTCGCTGCCCTCGATCGAGCGCCTGCGCGCCGATGCCCCCGCGGCGCTCGAGGCGTTGTTGCGGCGCTGCCTCAGCGTCGATCCCGGCGGGCGGCCCGGCAGCGTCAGCGAGATCGCGTGGGTGCTGCGCGGCGGTGAGACGCCGTGGGACGACAGCGAGTCCGCGAGCTGTCAGCACTGTGGCGCGCGCCTGCGTGTGGGCCAGCGACTGTGCACGGGCTGCGGCCGCGTCGCGGTCCGCTTCGAGCACGCGCCCGAGGGCGAGCCCGCGTTCGCGCTCGACCTGCTCGACCTCAACGAGGAGGCCGAGCCGCTGCGGTGGTTGCAGAACACCATCGGCGACGTGTCCGAGCACCCCATCCGCCGCCCCGAGTTCGTGATCGGCTCGATCCACATGTACTCGGAGGAGGAACGGGTGCAGCGCATTCGCCTGCCCGCGCGGCTGTACAACCGCCTGACGCAGGACACCGCCCTGAGCCTGCAGCAGCTGGCCAAGGAGCACGGTGTCCGCACCCGCATCGTGCGTCCCGAGGCGCTGAAGAAGGCGTGGCTGTTGGTCGGTAGCACCGTCGGCGTCACGTCGCTGCTCGCGCTGTTGTTCGCGCTCGTCGGCCTCTCGCCGTGGTGGATGCTGGCGCCGGGGCTGGTGTCGATGTTCGCCGGGCTCGCGCTGGTCAACGAGCGGGTATCGCGGGAGCGCGTACCGCCGCACTACCGTCTGCGTCCGATGCCGGCAGCGCTGCCCGCCTCCGATCCCCTGGTCGCGCGTCTGGCCGCGCTGCTCGCGGCACACCCTCCGAGCGACGTCCGCTCGGTGATCGGTGAGCTCGCGCTGCTGGTGCAGCGCCTGGTCGACCACCGCGCCCGCCTGCTCGGCCCCGAGGCGAAGGAGGTCGCGATGCTCACGGCGCCGGTCGAGCCAATCGTCGCCGCGGTCGAGCGGCTGGTCGCCGATCTGCGCGACGCCAGCCGCGAGCTCGGCGAGCTCGACGAAGGCGCGATGGTGCGGGCGCTCGCCGCCTGCGACGCCCGCGGTGACGGCGAAGCGGTGCGCCTGCCGATCCTCGAGGGGCTCGATCGACTGCGCACGCTCGAGGATCGGCGCGCCGAGCTCTTCCATCGCCTGCTCGAGTCGAAGTCGCTGCTCGAGCGCACGGTTCGCATGGGCCTGGCCGTCCACGACCCCGCAGGTGAGCAGGCGCGGCAGGTCGCGCTCGCGTTGGCCACGCTGACGCGGTAGTCACCGCACGCCGGACGGGTTGCCCAGCTCCGCGAGCAGGCTTGCGGCCTGCGCGACCTGTTCGCGCGTCCGCGGGCCATCGCCGAAGCCTTCGATCGCCGCCGTCAGACGGGCGCGCACCTCGGCCTCCGGGCGATGCGCGGCCCGCAGGGCCTTGGCGAGCACCAACCGCGTGGTCGCCAGCTCGATCGGATCGACCTGCGCGGCCACGCGGGCCTCCTCGGCGCGCTCCAGCATCTCGACCGCCGCGCCGGCGTTGCCGAGCGCGAGATGGATCTCGCCGAGCGTGTGCAGGGCGTACGACGTATAGGGATGGGCGTCGCCGACCCGCCGCTGCAGGTGCGCGAGCGCCTGCTCGGCCAGCGGCAGCGCGAGATCGAGTCGTCCCTGGGCCAGGTAGGCGTCGGCGAGGTTGTTGCGGGTGATCGCAGTGCTCGGGTGGTCGGCCCCGATGGTGCGCTCGCGGATGTCGATCGCCTCCTGGTAGAGCTCGATCGCCCGCTCGGTATGACCGAGCTCCCGCTCGCAGACGCCGAGATTGTGGCAGGTGGTCGCGATCTCGGGGTGATCCGCGGCCAGCGAAGCCCGACGCATGCGCAGCACCGACTCGAGCTGCTCGGCCGCGGCCGCGTAGTCGCCGACCGCCTGCAGCGAGACACCGACGTTGTTCAGCGCGGTCGCGACGTCGGGGTGATCGGGGCCGAAGGCATCCCGCTTGCGCGCCGCCGCGGCCTCGAAGTACCGCCGCGCGCGTCGATGATCACCGCGCATGCCCCACGCTGCCCCGAGGTTGTTCTCGATCGCGGCCAGCTGCGACTCTGGGGTGTGCTCGCGCCCGGCGATCTCGAGTGCGTGCTCGAGTGCCTCGCACGCGTCGACATACTCGCCGCGCGACATCGCAGCGATGCCGACGTTCAGCGCCAGATCGACCTGCAGGGTCGGCACGTCGCCCAGGCGCTCGATCCAGATCTCGGCCTGCTTGCGCGCGCGATCGGCCTCCTCGAAGTCGGCGGCCGCGCTCGCGACCCGCACCAGCTGGATCCACGCGTAGGCCTCGGCGCGATCGTTGCCGGCCTCGGCGGCGGCCGTCAGCGCGGCGCGATACAGCCCGAGCGACAGCTCGCGATGGGCCGCGAGATCGTGGGCCTCGGCCAGTGCCAGCCGTGCGTCGGCCAGCAGCCACGGCAGCTGCTGCAGCTCCGCGCGCCGGATGACATCCTCGATGATGTCGATCGCGTCGTCGAAGCGCGCGGCGTGGGTGCGGGCGCGGCCACGCGCGACCAGCTCGCGCAGCTCGACCACGGCCTCGTCGGTCTCGTTGGCGCTGCGCGAGCCCTGCGTGCGTTGGGCCACCGTCGAGCAGCGCGACGGGTCGGGCAGCTGATCGACCATCGCGATCGCCTTGCGGGCGATGCTGTCATCGGCGCGGCCGAACAGGTCGACGGTGGCATCGAGCTCGAACAGCGCGTCGCCGAGGCACGACATCGCGCGATCGAGCTCCCGCCCCCTGCCCGCCGATGCGCCCTCGCACGCGTCCTGATAGGCCTCGTCCCAGCGCACCACCCAGCCGTCGATCGCCGACGCCACACGTCGCGCCCCGTCGGCTGCGTAGGCCTTGCCCAGCTGCGTGAAGGTGTCCTCGACGTTGGTGCGACGCTCGGCGTTCCATACCGCGGCCGTCCGCGCGGAGCCGTCGTCGCAGGCCTGTCTGCGCGGTACACCGATCGCGATCGCAGCGGTCGCTGCCACCGCGGCGACCATGCCGCCCGCGAACAGCAGGCGACGCCGGCGACCGCGAGCGCGCAGCAGCGCCAGCAACAACGCGTCGATCGACCCGTGCCGCGCGGCGGGGTCGACCCGCAGGCCCCGCAGCAGCGCGCGCCGAAGCGGTGCAGGCACGTCGGCGGAGGCGGGCACGCGCACGGCGCCCGCGAGCACGTTGCGTCGCAGCTCGACGAGCGTCTCTCCGGCGAATGGACCCTGGCCGTAGAGCGCACCGAACAACGCGACACAGAACGCGAACTGATCGGTGGCCGGGAGCAACGCGCCGCCGCGGAACTGCTCCGGCGCCATGAAGCCTGGGGTCCCGCGCACCGAGGTGTGCCCCGACGAGCCCTGCCGGCCCTCGCTGACGGTCACCGGGGCCTGACCGATGGGACGCGCGAGCCCGAAGTCGAAGACGCGCGGGCGTCCATCGGCGCCGACGAT encodes the following:
- a CDS encoding serine/threonine protein kinase; this encodes MSATIAADPSGSRWELGEELGCGAIARVVRVRDRVGGETYAAKLLHPRHERDATAVTRFRREAELSARLVHPNLVRVWGADTIAGHTALLMELVEGPTLARALARLGPFDEPALLGIAEGLAAGLAYAHGCGVIHRDLKPANVLLAPSGPKIADFGMARASSFAEADRGAMTVLGTPPYMAPECLDPLAVDPRADLYALGCMLFELATGSPPYGGATPFAVLEAHRSAPIPALPEQLSPRLRRLITQLLAKSAGDRPQSAGAVLHALAELRDPESVALMLPARHEDPDDGRCAGCGADVLADVRVCFRCGLIPVILEPGSDSVIVVGPGRISDKLDSERRDRLVKWLRANAAVGFRTERLEQRIPRLPFVLLRGVSGASARSVVASLERLDLQADLSSRSPMAHPAMRAHVRRMTGRSFTVAAAVIMTPALAYGPIAVALAPLVGVAGLIAWQVSRRAAGRTSVTGSSHARPALPPALSRRLLALPHAVPKIAQRRHREALGAVVRRVMGLVHGAGAPATQMADHELDHALNLATVAAGRMDEIESMMSSSTFDPADAEHRALMQERDMWAARLLDLTATLDALTARMAAAHARSRVADSEELLASLRANVEALEEVQRP
- a CDS encoding protein kinase; its protein translation is MTTTLATASTLQFLPLPHAVTGDAVDVGTETRWTVRLADGRIAVVGQLAPDLARDESIRRRWVRDIERVRTLPAHSLAPTLAIGPQPDPRVVGPVAPWRLRLEPTGERLSAILTRAPLPIDEAAILFAAIADAVHAVHRCGAVLRDLRPEQIVRTDEGHIVLVDVGLARVDVLSSHTASSLLLRGSTYAAPEQLVRTAVDQRSDVWSLGMMLWQALTGALPFGDGPALLADHQSLPSIERLRADAPAALEALLRRCLSVDPGGRPGSVSEIAWVLRGGETPWDDSESASCQHCGARLRVGQRLCTGCGRVAVRFEHAPEGEPAFALDLLDLNEEAEPLRWLQNTIGDVSEHPIRRPEFVIGSIHMYSEEERVQRIRLPARLYNRLTQDTALSLQQLAKEHGVRTRIVRPEALKKAWLLVGSTVGVTSLLALLFALVGLSPWWMLAPGLVSMFAGLALVNERVSRERVPPHYRLRPMPAALPASDPLVARLAALLAAHPPSDVRSVIGELALLVQRLVDHRARLLGPEAKEVAMLTAPVEPIVAAVERLVADLRDASRELGELDEGAMVRALAACDARGDGEAVRLPILEGLDRLRTLEDRRAELFHRLLESKSLLERTVRMGLAVHDPAGEQARQVALALATLTR
- a CDS encoding serine/threonine protein kinase, with amino-acid sequence MHDGDAIDDELGDQTQTFGHLPRGAVPLSIALEPGSRIGRYIVRMRLGAGGMGEVYEAFDPELDRTLAVKLVHPGAGADLDEQRLLVAEAQALARLSHPNVVQVFDAGTHGARVFVAMELVEGRTLQTWLGSRIHAEGGPPSWRELVDLFVPVGRGLAAAHAAGIVHGDFKPSNVIVGADGRPRVFDFGLARPIGQAPVTVSEGRQGSSGHTSVRGTPGFMAPEQFRGGALLPATDQFAFCVALFGALYGQGPFAGETLVELRRNVLAGAVRVPASADVPAPLRRALLRGLRVDPAARHGSIDALLLALLRARGRRRRLLFAGGMVAAVAATAAIAIGVPRRQACDDGSARTAAVWNAERRTNVEDTFTQLGKAYAADGARRVASAIDGWVVRWDEAYQDACEGASAGRGRELDRAMSCLGDALFELDATVDLFGRADDSIARKAIAMVDQLPDPSRCSTVAQRTQGSRSANETDEAVVELRELVARGRARTHAARFDDAIDIIEDVIRRAELQQLPWLLADARLALAEAHDLAAHRELSLGLYRAALTAAAEAGNDRAEAYAWIQLVRVASAAADFEEADRARKQAEIWIERLGDVPTLQVDLALNVGIAAMSRGEYVDACEALEHALEIAGREHTPESQLAAIENNLGAAWGMRGDHRRARRYFEAAAARKRDAFGPDHPDVATALNNVGVSLQAVGDYAAAAEQLESVLRMRRASLAADHPEIATTCHNLGVCERELGHTERAIELYQEAIDIRERTIGADHPSTAITRNNLADAYLAQGRLDLALPLAEQALAHLQRRVGDAHPYTSYALHTLGEIHLALGNAGAAVEMLERAEEARVAAQVDPIELATTRLVLAKALRAAHRPEAEVRARLTAAIEGFGDGPRTREQVAQAASLLAELGNPSGVR